A genomic stretch from Mya arenaria isolate MELC-2E11 chromosome 10, ASM2691426v1 includes:
- the LOC128205176 gene encoding uncharacterized protein LOC128205176 isoform X2 — protein MASPVYWFERQKNRNWVKLAVGLIITKSGLATFEEQTVETLKNDQDPLGSSLVRDIGRKVRNASKFEVSDVEIKQCFENMRALFTAPQHLAVNASAHATVAQLNKLETEQMQVKRTDVMEAINFIDEQRFKDVENEESKALLIFHCAADKALAREIEVGLKSFGCFPIMMDITTMDRFGVHALNHLVDSCRILGLGLFVFTNETSDHFRKYAKKVIYGLPPDMSRLIILVLQSITKEELGIDESFTGKIFEYQDKNDFNIKSISLAINGDVSAVLIFHCSADKALAHKIEVGLKSFGFFPIMMDITTMDRFGVHDLKHFVDSCRVFRFGLFIFTKETSDQFQKYANNAMVQLPRGLITLVLQNITKEELGINRAFPGKIFEYQGKNGVNIQNISSALKGASAVVIGGSIDGGYEYSPRVSTIFTQAGFRKIIPDDVTAIQYDPTVIGTLYIWIYYVDENNIYHWLYSGLGRKPDYSVLVGPDGKINYTKHGEIWIQE, from the exons atggcTTCTCCTGTTTACTGGTTTGAACGGCAAAAAAATCGCAATTGGGTGAAACTAGCAGTTGGATTGATTATTACCAAAAGTGGACTTGCAACATTCGAAGAACAGACAGTGGAAACGTTGAAAAACGACCAAGACCCACTAGGAAGTTCACTTGTTCGCGATATTGGACGGAAAGTACGCAACGCATCAAAATTTGAAGTCTCTGACGTTGAGATTAAACAATGCTTTGAGAACATGCGAGCTTTATTCACTGCACCACAACACCTAGCTGTGAATGCCTCTGCACATGCTACCGTAGCTCAATTGAACAAG TTGGAGACTGAACAAATGCAGGTCAAACGCACGGACGTCATGGAAGCCATTAATTTTATAGATGAACAACGCTTTAAAGATGTCGAGAATG AAGAAAGCAAAGCACTGCTCATTTTTCATTGTGCAGCCGATAAAGCCCTTGCACGTGAAATAGAGGTCGGACTTAAGTCCTTTGGATGTTTTCCAATAATGATGGATATAACGACTATGGACAGGTTTGGTGTACATGCCCTAAATCATTTAGTTGATTCGTGTCGTATTCTTGGTCtgggtttgtttgttttcacgAATGAAACCAGTGACCACTTTCGGAAATATGCCAAGAAAGTAATATATGGACTGCCTCCTGACATGTCAAGATTGATAATACTGGTTCTTCAATCTATTACAAAAGAGGAGCTTGGGATAGATGAGTCGTTTACAGGGAAGATATTTGAATATCAAGACAAGAATGATTTCAACATCAAGAGCATTTCCCTTGCAATAAACG GTGACGTATCGGCAGTACTCATATTTCATTGCTCAGCCGATAAAGCCCTTGCACATAAAATAGAGGTCGGACTTAAGTCCTTTGGATTTTTTCCAATAATGATGGATATAACGACTATGGACAGGTTTGGTGTACATGATCTAAAGCATTTTGTTGATTCGTGTCGTGTGTTCAGATTcggattgtttatttttacaaaagaaaccAGTGACCAGTTTCAGAAATATGCCAACAATGCAATGGTTCAACTTCCCCGGGGTTTAATAACACTGGTTcttcaaaatattacaaaagagGAGCTTGGAATTAATAGAGCGTTTCCCGGGAAGATATTTGAATATCAAGGCAAAAATGGTGTCAACATCCAGAACATTTCCTCCGCACTTAAGG GGGCAAGCGCAGTCGTCATCGGAGGCAGTATTGATGGTGGTTACGAATATTCGCCACGAGTATCTACTATATTCACACAAGCAGGATTTAGGAAAATTATTCCAGATGACGTTACGGCAATTCAATATGATCCTACAGTCATTGGAACACTGTACATCTGGATCTACTACGTcgatgaaaacaatatataccaCTGGTTATACTCGGGGCTAGGAAGGAAACCGGATTACAGTGTCTTGGTTGGACCGGAtggcaaaataaattataccaAACATGGAGAAATTTGGATACAGGAATAA
- the LOC128205176 gene encoding uncharacterized protein LOC128205176 isoform X1, producing MASPVYWFERQKNRNWVKLAVGLIITKSGLATFEEQTVETLKNDQDPLGSSLVRDIGRKVRNASKFEVSDVEIKQCFENMRALFTAPQHLAVNASAHATVAQLNKLETEQMQVKRTDVMEAINFIDEQRFKDVENEESKALLIFHCAADKALAREIEVGLKSFGCFPIMMDITTMDRFGVHALNHLVDSCRILGLGLFVFTNETSDHFRKYAKKVIYGLPPDMSRLIILVLQSITKEELGIDESFTGKIFEYQDKNDFNIKSISLAINGDVSAVLIFHCSADKALAHKIEVGLKSFGFFPIMMDITTMDRFGVHDLKHFVDSCRVFRFGLFIFTKETSDQFQKYANNAMVQLPRGLITLVLQNITKEELGINRAFPGKIFEYQGKNGVNIQNISSALKEKKSQTIFSWIQGLFPWSMTTHVANKYLYTIYAKCDFERVRVDTVIKDAIAGASAVVIGGSIDGGYEYSPRVSTIFTQAGFRKIIPDDVTAIQYDPTVIGTLYIWIYYVDENNIYHWLYSGLGRKPDYSVLVGPDGKINYTKHGEIWIQE from the exons atggcTTCTCCTGTTTACTGGTTTGAACGGCAAAAAAATCGCAATTGGGTGAAACTAGCAGTTGGATTGATTATTACCAAAAGTGGACTTGCAACATTCGAAGAACAGACAGTGGAAACGTTGAAAAACGACCAAGACCCACTAGGAAGTTCACTTGTTCGCGATATTGGACGGAAAGTACGCAACGCATCAAAATTTGAAGTCTCTGACGTTGAGATTAAACAATGCTTTGAGAACATGCGAGCTTTATTCACTGCACCACAACACCTAGCTGTGAATGCCTCTGCACATGCTACCGTAGCTCAATTGAACAAG TTGGAGACTGAACAAATGCAGGTCAAACGCACGGACGTCATGGAAGCCATTAATTTTATAGATGAACAACGCTTTAAAGATGTCGAGAATG AAGAAAGCAAAGCACTGCTCATTTTTCATTGTGCAGCCGATAAAGCCCTTGCACGTGAAATAGAGGTCGGACTTAAGTCCTTTGGATGTTTTCCAATAATGATGGATATAACGACTATGGACAGGTTTGGTGTACATGCCCTAAATCATTTAGTTGATTCGTGTCGTATTCTTGGTCtgggtttgtttgttttcacgAATGAAACCAGTGACCACTTTCGGAAATATGCCAAGAAAGTAATATATGGACTGCCTCCTGACATGTCAAGATTGATAATACTGGTTCTTCAATCTATTACAAAAGAGGAGCTTGGGATAGATGAGTCGTTTACAGGGAAGATATTTGAATATCAAGACAAGAATGATTTCAACATCAAGAGCATTTCCCTTGCAATAAACG GTGACGTATCGGCAGTACTCATATTTCATTGCTCAGCCGATAAAGCCCTTGCACATAAAATAGAGGTCGGACTTAAGTCCTTTGGATTTTTTCCAATAATGATGGATATAACGACTATGGACAGGTTTGGTGTACATGATCTAAAGCATTTTGTTGATTCGTGTCGTGTGTTCAGATTcggattgtttatttttacaaaagaaaccAGTGACCAGTTTCAGAAATATGCCAACAATGCAATGGTTCAACTTCCCCGGGGTTTAATAACACTGGTTcttcaaaatattacaaaagagGAGCTTGGAATTAATAGAGCGTTTCCCGGGAAGATATTTGAATATCAAGGCAAAAATGGTGTCAACATCCAGAACATTTCCTCCGCACTTAAGG AAAAAAAGTCTCAAACCATTTTTTCATGGATACAAGGCTTGTTCCCATGGTCCATGACTACACATGTTGCGAATAAATACCTGTACACCATATATGCAAAGTGCGATTTCGAGCGCGTTAGAGTCGACACTGTTATCAAGGATGCAATTGCAGGGGCAAGCGCAGTCGTCATCGGAGGCAGTATTGATGGTGGTTACGAATATTCGCCACGAGTATCTACTATATTCACACAAGCAGGATTTAGGAAAATTATTCCAGATGACGTTACGGCAATTCAATATGATCCTACAGTCATTGGAACACTGTACATCTGGATCTACTACGTcgatgaaaacaatatataccaCTGGTTATACTCGGGGCTAGGAAGGAAACCGGATTACAGTGTCTTGGTTGGACCGGAtggcaaaataaattataccaAACATGGAGAAATTTGGATACAGGAATAA